In [Clostridium] cellulosi, one genomic interval encodes:
- a CDS encoding hypothetical protein (Family membership) — MRYHYSNDVPESEKVISSDTYAKCCIMTFLASLLGIVNPVLSGFLAENVFSNFNLKGIIPTVISMITVKGTRMYLRSRVGKKLKGSMRAPLIWLQRRISRKLWWIEPMVDNWGWVGMVMTRITGGVSVQAAAFIASMITDTINTLLSLIVYYFTRNYILSVLTALVLPSLAVIPWFASKTIRYRKYKRIFHAH, encoded by the coding sequence TTGAGATATCATTACAGCAATGATGTACCAGAAAGCGAAAAGGTCATATCATCTGACACTTACGCCAAATGCTGCATTATGACGTTTTTAGCGAGCCTGCTCGGCATTGTCAACCCTGTCCTCTCAGGCTTTCTTGCGGAAAATGTATTCAGCAATTTTAATCTCAAGGGAATAATCCCAACCGTTATCTCCATGATTACGGTAAAGGGCACCCGCATGTATCTCCGCTCAAGGGTAGGTAAGAAGCTGAAAGGCAGTATGCGCGCCCCGCTTATCTGGCTTCAGCGCCGCATAAGCCGAAAGCTTTGGTGGATTGAACCCATGGTGGACAACTGGGGCTGGGTAGGCATGGTGATGACAAGGATTACGGGCGGTGTATCGGTTCAAGCCGCGGCTTTTATCGCGTCGATGATAACTGACACGATTAACACCTTGCTCTCGCTCATTGTCTATTATTTCACCAGAAATTACATTTTATCGGTGCTCACCGCCCTTGTCCTGCCGTCCCTCGCCGTTATTCCCTGGTTTGCCAGCAAGACTATCCGGTACAGGAAATACAAGCGCATATTCCATGCCCACTAA
- the cls gene encoding cardiolipin synthetase (High confidence in function and specificity) codes for MKIKRSFLIGGILALELALLLLAIWGLNQRAAYLYGAMEIISLIVVVLLIYSRDNPSYKISWAIVILVFPLFGVFIYLIAGTHYLSPGLRRMIKRAKSFGLKLRRQDPEVMQALSNEGGGYVKQARFLLTMSDKPVYKGTKAEILLPGEKMHAKMVEELKRARKFIFMEFFIIAKSEMLDDITEILKQKAREGVEVRLIYDDAGSMDGMPRGFKKMCKEYGIKTAAFNPFVPVLNKFLEYRDHRKIVVIDGDVGFTGGINIADEYINRIELHGHWYDGGICLYGSAVRNFTIMFLEMWLMITGDDLGYEKYLVSTPREDDGYVQPFNDSPFSGNVSEGAYMNIISGANRYVYIATPYLVIDHEMTITLCNMARAGVDVRIVTPHIPDKWYVYAATRGYYQQLMDCGVNIYEYAPGFIHAKMILSDDDVGIIGSVNMDYRSFYLQFEDAVWLCKNNALKQMKKEFERIFEVSIKIDPEEWKKRGVIAKLCEVLMRLFAPLM; via the coding sequence ATGAAAATAAAACGCAGTTTTTTAATAGGCGGCATATTGGCGCTGGAACTTGCCCTTTTGCTTCTTGCCATTTGGGGATTAAATCAAAGGGCGGCCTATCTTTACGGCGCGATGGAAATAATAAGCTTAATCGTTGTCGTTTTGCTTATATACAGCCGTGACAACCCGTCCTATAAAATCAGTTGGGCTATTGTGATTTTAGTTTTCCCTCTGTTCGGCGTTTTTATATATTTAATCGCGGGTACGCATTATCTTTCTCCCGGCCTGCGCAGGATGATAAAAAGGGCAAAGAGTTTTGGCCTTAAGTTGCGGCGGCAGGATCCAGAGGTCATGCAGGCGTTGAGCAATGAAGGCGGCGGTTATGTCAAGCAGGCGCGTTTTCTGCTCACCATGTCCGACAAGCCGGTATACAAAGGCACAAAGGCGGAGATTCTTCTGCCCGGTGAAAAAATGCACGCGAAAATGGTCGAGGAACTAAAGCGGGCGCGTAAATTTATTTTTATGGAATTCTTCATAATAGCCAAAAGTGAAATGCTCGATGACATCACTGAAATTTTAAAACAAAAGGCCCGGGAGGGCGTGGAGGTAAGGCTGATATATGACGACGCCGGCAGCATGGACGGCATGCCCCGCGGCTTTAAGAAGATGTGCAAGGAATACGGCATTAAAACCGCGGCCTTCAATCCGTTCGTCCCGGTGCTGAATAAGTTTCTCGAATACCGGGACCACCGCAAGATCGTTGTGATAGACGGAGATGTGGGGTTTACCGGCGGTATCAACATCGCCGACGAGTATATTAATAGGATAGAGCTGCACGGCCACTGGTATGACGGCGGCATTTGCCTTTACGGCAGCGCTGTGCGGAATTTTACTATAATGTTTCTTGAGATGTGGCTGATGATAACCGGAGATGACCTCGGCTATGAGAAATACCTTGTCTCAACGCCGAGGGAAGACGACGGGTATGTTCAGCCTTTCAACGACAGCCCCTTTTCCGGGAATGTCTCGGAGGGCGCCTATATGAACATCATAAGCGGCGCGAACCGCTATGTTTATATCGCGACGCCATACCTTGTGATTGACCACGAGATGACTATCACGCTGTGCAATATGGCACGCGCGGGAGTAGATGTTAGAATCGTCACCCCTCATATACCGGACAAATGGTATGTTTACGCCGCAACGAGGGGGTATTACCAGCAATTGATGGACTGCGGGGTAAACATATATGAATACGCCCCCGGCTTTATCCACGCGAAAATGATACTTTCCGACGACGATGTAGGCATAATCGGCTCGGTAAACATGGACTACCGCAGCTTTTACCTACAGTTTGAGGACGCGGTGTGGCTTTGCAAGAACAACGCCCTTAAACAGATGAAAAAGGAGTTCGAGCGGATATTTGAGGTTTCGATAAAAATAGACCCCGAAGAGTGGAAGAAGCGTGGGGTAATCGCGAAGCTATGCGAGGTGCTGATGAGGCTGTTCGCCCCGCTGATGTAA
- the ADSL gene encoding Adenylosuccinate lyase (High confidence in function and specificity) gives MRESYESPFSKRYASKEMQKLFSPDFKFKTWRRLWIALAKAEKALGLDITDEQIAELEAHADDINYEVAEAREKEVRHDVMSHVYAYGVQCPKAKPIIHLGATSCYVGDNTDIIIMREALKLLRGKIINVISRLSKFAMKYKDMPALAYTHLQPAQLTTVGKRATLWINDLVMDLEDLDYRLENLAMLGSKGTTGTQASFMELFDGDSEKVKKLEKLIAEEMGFNKVVPVSGQTYSRKIDSQIVNVLSGIAQSASKFSYDMRLLQNFKEMEEPFEKHQIGSSAMPYKRNPMRCERITALARYLMTDALNPAYTAATQWFERTLDDSANKRIAVAEAFLAADGILNIYMNVADDIVVYPKVIRQRVMRELPFMATENIMMSAVKKGGDRQELHERIRQHSLAASKRVKEEGLENDLLERICADKAFGLDRSEIDSLLEPEKYTGRAPQQVVEFITERVQPILDANKDVLGETTELSV, from the coding sequence TTGCGCGAATCTTACGAAAGCCCATTTAGCAAACGCTATGCAAGCAAAGAAATGCAAAAGTTGTTCTCCCCGGATTTCAAATTCAAAACATGGCGCAGGCTGTGGATTGCTCTTGCAAAGGCTGAAAAAGCGCTGGGGCTCGATATAACAGATGAGCAGATAGCTGAACTTGAGGCCCATGCTGATGATATAAACTATGAAGTCGCGGAAGCAAGGGAAAAAGAGGTCCGTCATGACGTTATGTCCCATGTTTATGCCTACGGCGTTCAGTGCCCGAAGGCAAAACCGATAATCCATCTGGGTGCGACCTCATGCTATGTCGGCGACAATACAGATATCATTATAATGCGTGAAGCGCTGAAACTGCTTCGCGGAAAAATAATCAATGTAATCTCAAGGCTGTCCAAATTTGCTATGAAGTATAAGGACATGCCCGCGCTCGCCTATACACATCTTCAGCCGGCTCAGCTTACGACTGTCGGCAAACGGGCGACGCTTTGGATAAATGACCTTGTAATGGACCTTGAGGACCTTGATTACCGTTTGGAGAATCTGGCTATGCTCGGCTCGAAGGGCACAACAGGCACACAGGCTTCCTTTATGGAGCTTTTCGACGGCGACAGTGAAAAGGTTAAAAAGCTCGAAAAACTGATAGCCGAGGAAATGGGCTTTAACAAGGTCGTGCCGGTTTCAGGCCAGACCTATTCGCGCAAGATAGACTCCCAGATCGTCAATGTCTTGTCCGGCATTGCCCAGAGTGCCAGCAAGTTCTCATATGATATGCGCTTGCTGCAGAACTTCAAGGAGATGGAGGAGCCATTTGAGAAGCACCAAATAGGTTCTTCCGCCATGCCGTATAAGCGCAATCCGATGCGCTGCGAGAGGATTACGGCGCTTGCGCGTTACCTTATGACCGACGCGCTGAATCCGGCGTATACTGCGGCGACACAGTGGTTTGAGCGCACGCTGGACGATTCAGCGAACAAGAGAATTGCCGTCGCTGAGGCGTTCCTTGCGGCCGACGGCATACTCAACATATATATGAATGTTGCCGACGATATCGTCGTTTATCCGAAGGTAATCAGGCAGCGCGTCATGCGCGAGCTGCCGTTTATGGCGACCGAGAACATCATGATGAGTGCAGTCAAGAAGGGCGGCGACAGGCAGGAGCTGCATGAGCGGATACGCCAGCATTCCCTCGCCGCGTCAAAGCGCGTCAAAGAGGAAGGGCTTGAAAACGACCTTCTGGAAAGAATTTGTGCTGACAAAGCCTTCGGGCTTGACCGCAGCGAGATTGACAGCCTTTTGGAACCAGAGAAATATACTGGGCGCGCTCCGCAGCAGGTTGTTGAATTCATCACCGAAAGGGTACAGCCCATACTTGACGCAAACAAGGATGTTTTGGGTGAAACTACCGAATTATCCGTGTAA
- a CDS encoding protein-export membrane protein, SecD/SecF family (High confidence in function and specificity), whose translation MLKRVGKPVIFILVLVILALTYVSFFGISYKSGDIRHTIIKGAQDIRFGIDIKGGVDVTFTPPAGTKVTRSDMEAAVQRLNQRLDALKIQDRDVYPDYTNNRIIVRYPWQSGITQQDPEEAIKELGAMSELTFKGPDGTIILTGKDVQKAEAKPDPEHGGYLVELTFKSSGTQKFAEATKKYLNQQISIYMDDKEITSPVVQSVITTSTCVINNEANPMTAEETKKLANQINAGSLPFKLVTDNYGTISPTLGQNALRVTIIAGIIAFILVCLFMILYYRLPGVIACIALLGDIAGSLLCISIPQYTLTLPGIAGIILSIGMGVDANIITGERIKEELRVGKTLDGAIDAGFENSFSAIFDGNITVIIVGLLLMIFGSGSVNSFGFTLIIGVIFNFIMGVTVSRLMLKSISKFPALRKNFLFGGVRNEG comes from the coding sequence GTGTTAAAGCGTGTGGGAAAGCCCGTAATTTTCATCCTCGTACTGGTAATTCTCGCTTTGACGTATGTTTCATTCTTCGGGATTAGCTATAAATCCGGAGATATACGTCATACTATTATCAAAGGTGCGCAGGATATAAGATTCGGGATCGACATCAAGGGAGGCGTTGACGTAACATTTACGCCACCGGCTGGGACAAAGGTTACAAGGTCCGATATGGAAGCTGCTGTACAGCGCCTTAATCAGAGGCTTGATGCCCTTAAGATTCAAGATAGGGACGTTTACCCTGATTATACCAACAACAGAATAATTGTACGTTATCCGTGGCAGTCCGGTATTACACAGCAGGATCCGGAAGAAGCCATCAAAGAGCTCGGTGCTATGTCTGAACTCACATTCAAAGGTCCGGACGGGACAATCATACTCACGGGTAAAGACGTACAGAAGGCGGAGGCTAAACCAGATCCGGAACACGGCGGATATTTGGTAGAGCTTACCTTCAAATCAAGCGGTACGCAGAAATTTGCCGAAGCGACAAAGAAGTATCTCAATCAGCAAATAAGCATTTATATGGATGACAAGGAAATAACAAGCCCTGTCGTTCAAAGCGTAATTACTACAAGCACTTGCGTGATAAACAACGAAGCCAATCCGATGACCGCCGAAGAGACAAAGAAGCTTGCAAATCAGATCAACGCGGGTTCACTTCCGTTTAAGCTTGTCACCGATAACTACGGAACAATATCGCCAACACTGGGTCAAAATGCCCTTAGAGTAACTATTATCGCAGGTATTATCGCGTTTATTCTCGTATGCCTGTTTATGATACTGTACTACCGCCTACCTGGAGTAATCGCGTGTATTGCACTGCTCGGCGATATAGCAGGCTCACTGCTCTGCATATCCATTCCGCAATATACGCTGACACTGCCCGGTATAGCCGGTATCATCCTTTCCATAGGTATGGGCGTTGACGCCAACATTATTACAGGCGAAAGAATTAAAGAGGAACTCAGAGTAGGAAAGACACTTGACGGCGCTATTGATGCTGGGTTTGAAAATAGTTTCTCCGCTATTTTCGACGGCAACATCACCGTTATCATCGTAGGTTTACTGCTGATGATATTCGGTTCGGGTTCGGTTAACTCGTTCGGCTTCACCCTTATCATAGGCGTTATCTTCAACTTTATCATGGGTGTAACTGTATCGAGACTGATGCTTAAGTCCATATCAAAGTTCCCGGCATTGCGCAAGAATTTCTTATTTGGAGGTGTGCGCAATGAAGGCTGA
- a CDS encoding protein-export membrane protein SecF (High confidence in function and specificity), producing MKADMNVDFVGKRKIYYIISLSIIIIGILASFIFGVKLDIQFKGGTIIKYSYSGTLDRLKAEDVAKSVLKDAQISSKINEDFVTHNKTLVLEIDRSLNNETQASLYKAISEAFAENNVQKGQSNTVSASMGRETIGRSVLAVALASILIIIYIAIRFWKIGGWPAGITAFAALLHDVIVSYVAFVVLRIPLNDNFIAVVLTILGYSINDTIVIYDRIRENRRLYGTKVPFADVVNKSINQSFSRSFNTGLATFLSIAVLAVFSVAYKLDSVTSFAVPMMIGVISGCYSTICIAGPLWVSWETHKEKKAAAEKERLAAEREEKKKKLEASKAKKKSK from the coding sequence ATGAAGGCTGATATGAACGTCGATTTTGTAGGAAAACGCAAAATCTACTATATAATCTCGCTGTCAATAATCATTATTGGTATTCTGGCATCATTTATATTCGGTGTAAAGCTTGACATTCAGTTCAAGGGCGGCACCATTATAAAGTACAGTTATTCCGGAACGCTTGACAGGCTAAAAGCCGAAGATGTTGCCAAAAGCGTACTGAAAGATGCTCAAATTTCATCTAAGATAAATGAAGATTTTGTCACTCACAATAAGACACTGGTATTAGAGATAGACAGATCACTGAACAATGAAACTCAGGCGAGCCTCTATAAGGCAATAAGCGAAGCGTTTGCCGAGAATAATGTTCAGAAAGGTCAGTCCAATACAGTTTCTGCCTCAATGGGACGGGAAACAATCGGCAGAAGTGTGTTGGCAGTTGCACTGGCCTCAATCCTCATCATCATCTATATCGCGATAAGGTTCTGGAAAATAGGCGGCTGGCCCGCCGGTATAACGGCGTTCGCGGCGTTGCTGCATGACGTTATCGTCAGTTATGTGGCTTTCGTCGTATTGAGAATCCCGTTGAATGATAACTTCATTGCGGTCGTACTTACGATACTCGGTTATTCAATCAACGATACCATCGTTATCTATGACCGTATACGCGAAAACCGCAGGCTTTATGGCACCAAGGTCCCGTTTGCTGATGTCGTTAATAAATCAATCAACCAGTCCTTCTCAAGATCTTTCAATACCGGCCTTGCTACCTTCTTATCAATAGCAGTTCTCGCGGTATTCTCGGTTGCTTACAAGCTTGATTCGGTCACAAGCTTTGCTGTACCGATGATGATTGGCGTTATTTCCGGTTGCTATTCAACCATCTGCATAGCCGGTCCGTTGTGGGTTTCCTGGGAAACACACAAGGAAAAGAAGGCTGCTGCTGAAAAAGAAAGGCTCGCGGCCGAAAGAGAAGAGAAAAAGAAGAAACTGGAAGCATCAAAGGCAAAGAAAAAATCCAAGTAA
- a CDS encoding putative membrane protein (Hypothetical protein): MKILNAVKNTFENAEELAIMFIYIGLEFTLGLIIVAIILTLLQGRYGDYIYMLCCAKAAKEAAFSCGALSLVAAVICDVGIKEKKQKS; this comes from the coding sequence ATGAAAATCTTGAACGCGGTTAAGAATACATTTGAAAACGCGGAAGAGTTAGCCATCATGTTTATCTACATAGGATTAGAATTTACATTAGGGCTAATCATTGTAGCGATAATATTGACTCTGCTCCAAGGCCGCTATGGAGACTATATTTATATGCTTTGCTGTGCAAAAGCCGCTAAAGAGGCGGCATTCTCATGCGGCGCCCTTTCGCTTGTAGCGGCAGTTATCTGCGACGTCGGGATAAAGGAAAAAAAGCAAAAATCCTGA